Proteins from a single region of Antechinus flavipes isolate AdamAnt ecotype Samford, QLD, Australia chromosome 2, AdamAnt_v2, whole genome shotgun sequence:
- the ENDOG gene encoding endonuclease G, mitochondrial has translation MQAGRWLVPGLSLALGAGLGAGAVAWRNRKTSPGVGGLWSRLPVLPVAAAAAGPVVPAGAPGELAKYGLPGLAQLKSRESYVLCYDSRSRSALWVIEQLKPERLRGPGDRQTCGFQEDDSVHVYHRATNADYRGSGFDRGHLAAAANHRWSQKAMDDTFYLSNVAPQVPHLNQNAWNNLEKYCRSLTQTYHNVYVCTGPLFLPRREADGKMYVKYQVIGKNNVAVPTHFFKVLILEAPGGQIELRSYVMPNAPVDENIPLERFLVPIESIERASGLLFVPNILTRTSNLKAIAPGAK, from the exons ATGCAGGCGGGCCGCTGGCTGGTCCCGGGGCTGTCCCTGGCCCTCGGGGCCGGGTTGGGAGCGGGGGCCGTGGCCTGGAGGAACAGGAAAACTAGCCCAGGAGTGGGAGGGCTCTGGAGCCGGCTACCCGTGCTGCCagtggcggcggcggcagcggggCCCGTGGTGCCGGCCGGGGCCCCGGGCGAGCTCGCCAAGTACGGGCTGCCGGGGCTGGCGCAACTCAAGAGCCGCGAGTCCTACGTGCTGTGCTACGACTCGCGCAGCCGGAGCGCCCTATGGGTCATCGAGCAACTGAAGCCCGAGCGGCTGCGGGGCCCCGGCGACCGCCAGACCTGCGGCTTCCAGGAGGACGACTCGGTGCACGTCTACCATCGGGCCACCAACGCCGACTACCGGGGCAGCGGCTTCGACCGCGGCCATTTGGCGGCAGCCGCCAACCACCGGTGGAGCCAGAAGGCCATGGACGACACCTTCTACCTGAGCAACGTGGCTCCGCAG gttCCCCACCTAAATCAGAACGCCTGGAACAATTTGGAAAAGTACTGCAGAAGTTTGACTCAGACTTATCACAATGTCTATGTGTGCACTggtcctctcttccttcccag GAGAGAAGCTGATGGGAAGATGTATGTGAAGTACCAGGTTATTGGCAAGAACAATGTAGCGGTCCCCACCCATTTCTTCAAGGTGCTGATCCTGGAGGCTCCTGGGGGGCAGATCGAGCTCCGTTCATATGTGATGCCCAATGCTCCTGTGGATGAGAACATCCCACTGGAGCGCTTCCTGGTTCCCATTGAAAGCATTGAGCGGGCCTCTGGGTTGCTCTTTGTGCCCAACATTCTTACACGGACAAGCAACCTGAAGGCCATTGCCCCTGGAGCTAAGTGA